A genomic window from Sulfurospirillum multivorans DSM 12446 includes:
- a CDS encoding GspE/PulE family protein, which yields MNDITTTLLTYLIHNRIIDENSAAKIKEETKQNSHKVLGEILLENNFFTKEDLLILVIEFFKKGYLNLEDVNANFAIDSEKFLQALAKNLNYEYLDLDSIDIDYRLASKLPFTQLKKYKALPIREDEINIFVALKDPLDINAQEGVQRIFPRKLLKVIIAEPSQIDKYLIKMELGESIKGLIGEIRKEITSSAAENPQESSGILKLIEIILKTSILARASDIHIEPTENNCIVRSRIDGMLTETFIFDKDIYPPLASRMKLLSNMDIAEKRKPQDGRFSATILGREYDFRISALPTINGESIVIRILDKSKVMIKIEDLGMQPATYAKFAQAMRTPYGIIFVTGPTGSGKTTTLYAALNAIKSVQSKIITVEDPVEYQLNLTQQVQVNEKANLTFASALRSILRQDPDIIMIGEVRDTETLRIAVQAALTGHLVFSTLHTNDAISAVTRVVDMGIEPYLISGSLIAIEAQRLVRKLCPYCKTKYTLPKTAYDEIKALLPAEYQFYKHNGCEKCSQTGYLGREMISEILPISEKISSMIAQGASKSEIKEQALKEGFFDMYQDGITRAANGITSLDEIARVAKG from the coding sequence ATGAACGATATTACAACAACCCTCTTAACCTATCTTATTCATAACCGTATTATCGATGAAAACAGTGCTGCCAAAATCAAAGAAGAGACAAAACAAAACAGTCATAAGGTTTTAGGTGAAATTCTTTTAGAGAACAACTTTTTCACCAAAGAAGATCTGCTTATTTTAGTGATAGAGTTTTTTAAAAAAGGGTATTTGAATTTAGAAGATGTGAATGCCAATTTTGCCATTGACAGTGAAAAATTCTTACAAGCTTTAGCTAAAAATCTTAACTATGAGTATCTTGATCTTGACTCGATTGACATTGACTATCGGCTCGCCTCTAAACTCCCTTTTACACAGCTCAAAAAATACAAAGCATTGCCAATTCGCGAAGATGAGATCAATATTTTTGTAGCGCTCAAAGATCCTCTGGATATTAATGCCCAAGAGGGTGTTCAACGAATTTTCCCACGAAAACTACTCAAAGTCATCATCGCTGAGCCTTCACAAATTGATAAATACCTCATTAAAATGGAGCTTGGCGAGAGCATTAAAGGCTTGATTGGCGAGATTCGCAAAGAGATCACCTCCAGTGCTGCTGAAAATCCTCAAGAGTCTTCAGGTATTTTAAAACTGATTGAAATCATTCTTAAAACGTCGATTCTAGCCCGTGCAAGTGATATTCACATTGAGCCTACGGAGAATAACTGTATTGTCCGTAGCCGAATTGATGGAATGCTTACAGAAACGTTCATTTTTGACAAAGATATTTACCCTCCCCTTGCATCACGCATGAAACTACTCTCAAACATGGATATTGCCGAGAAGCGTAAACCTCAAGATGGTCGCTTTTCTGCTACGATCCTTGGGCGCGAGTATGACTTTAGGATTTCAGCCCTTCCTACCATCAATGGAGAGTCGATTGTTATTCGTATTTTGGATAAATCCAAGGTAATGATTAAGATTGAAGATTTGGGAATGCAACCCGCCACGTATGCTAAGTTTGCGCAAGCGATGCGTACTCCTTATGGTATTATCTTTGTAACAGGGCCTACGGGTAGCGGTAAAACAACCACACTTTATGCAGCGCTTAATGCGATTAAAAGTGTGCAAAGTAAGATTATTACCGTTGAAGATCCTGTGGAATACCAACTGAACTTAACACAGCAAGTCCAAGTGAATGAAAAAGCCAACCTTACCTTTGCTTCGGCCCTGCGTTCTATTTTACGACAAGATCCTGATATTATCATGATTGGTGAGGTACGCGATACTGAAACCTTGCGTATTGCTGTTCAAGCAGCACTTACGGGTCACTTGGTCTTTTCAACACTCCATACCAATGATGCCATTAGTGCCGTTACAAGGGTTGTGGATATGGGTATTGAGCCCTATTTGATCAGTGGTTCACTCATTGCTATTGAAGCCCAAAGATTGGTGCGTAAACTCTGCCCTTATTGTAAAACAAAATATACCCTTCCTAAAACGGCCTATGATGAAATAAAAGCATTGCTTCCTGCAGAGTATCAATTTTACAAACATAATGGGTGTGAAAAATGCTCTCAAACGGGTTATTTAGGGCGTGAAATGATCTCAGAGATTCTACCTATTAGTGAGAAAATTTCCAGCATGATCGCCCAAGGTGCGTCTAAAAGCGAAATTAAAGAGCAAGCCCTCAAAGAGGGATTTTTTGATATGTATCAAGATGGTATTACGCGTGCAGCCAATGGCATTACCTCACTGGATGAGATTGCAAGGGTGGCCAAAGGATGA
- the hslU gene encoding HslU--HslV peptidase ATPase subunit, translated as MNLTPKQTVAYLDEYIIGQFNAKKSIAIALRNRYRRLKLEGEMAEEVMPKNILMIGSTGVGKTEIARRMAKMLSLPFVKVEASKYTEVGFVGRDVESMVRDLMMASINLVKAEHKEKNQDDIALHVEKAIIEKLLPPLPKGVSEEKKADYEKSYEKMRQRLRDGELDDLKIEVEISQNSNDLGDSSLPPEMIKVQESFIKILGAGQGNIKKEMKVKDAKEALRIEASEKLLDMEAVKSEARERAQNGGIIFIDEIDKIAVSSSQSHRSDPSKEGVQRDLLPIVEGSDVNTKYGSIKTDHILFISAGAFHLSKPSDLIPELQGRFPLRVELSSLTEEVLYQILTQPKNSLLRQYQALLKTEGVELVFDDDAIASIAKIAQITNEKTEDIGARRLHTIIEKVLEDISYTADEHFGEILHVTKELVHAKLDAIVESEDSSRYIL; from the coding sequence ATGAATTTAACACCCAAACAAACTGTTGCCTACTTAGATGAGTATATCATTGGGCAATTTAATGCAAAAAAATCTATTGCTATTGCCCTTCGAAATCGATATCGAAGATTGAAGCTTGAAGGTGAAATGGCAGAAGAAGTGATGCCAAAAAACATTTTAATGATTGGCTCAACAGGTGTAGGGAAAACAGAAATAGCACGTCGTATGGCAAAAATGCTCTCTCTTCCTTTTGTTAAAGTGGAAGCAAGCAAATATACCGAAGTGGGTTTTGTAGGACGTGATGTTGAGTCAATGGTGCGTGACCTTATGATGGCGTCCATTAATCTTGTCAAAGCAGAACATAAAGAAAAAAATCAAGACGATATTGCTTTACATGTAGAAAAAGCCATCATTGAAAAACTACTTCCCCCTCTTCCAAAAGGTGTGAGTGAAGAAAAAAAAGCAGACTATGAAAAAAGTTATGAGAAAATGCGACAAAGACTTCGTGATGGTGAACTCGATGATCTTAAAATTGAAGTAGAGATTTCGCAAAACAGTAATGATTTAGGGGATTCTTCATTACCACCTGAAATGATTAAAGTACAAGAGTCTTTTATTAAAATATTAGGCGCAGGTCAAGGGAACATTAAAAAAGAGATGAAAGTGAAAGATGCCAAAGAGGCACTTAGAATTGAAGCAAGCGAAAAACTTTTGGATATGGAAGCTGTCAAAAGTGAAGCCAGAGAGAGAGCTCAAAATGGTGGTATTATTTTTATTGATGAGATCGATAAAATTGCCGTAAGCTCTTCACAATCTCACCGAAGTGATCCAAGTAAAGAAGGTGTTCAACGCGATCTTCTCCCTATCGTTGAAGGTAGTGATGTCAATACCAAATATGGAAGCATTAAAACCGACCATATTCTCTTTATTTCAGCAGGTGCATTTCATCTGAGTAAACCAAGTGATCTTATCCCTGAATTACAAGGGCGTTTCCCTCTCCGCGTAGAGCTCAGTTCATTGACAGAAGAGGTCCTCTACCAAATTTTAACACAACCTAAAAACTCACTTTTACGCCAATACCAAGCACTTCTAAAAACTGAAGGTGTTGAACTTGTTTTTGATGATGATGCTATTGCTTCGATTGCAAAAATTGCGCAAATTACCAATGAAAAAACAGAAGATATTGGAGCAAGAAGATTGCATACCATTATTGAAAAAGTATTAGAAGATATCAGTTATACAGCCGATGAGCATTTTGGAGAGATATTACATGTCACAAAAGAACTAGTCCATGCTAAACTCGATGCCATTGTAGAAAGCGAAGATAGTAGTCGCTATATTTTATAA
- the mshL gene encoding pilus (MSHA type) biogenesis protein MshL: MLKYFPNNIIAIAAILAIALSPVHAAEKSKPCEYRTFNIKTNNKATSAELLAELGEVCDFSIVVKDTEAEKALAKNLNGVNIKNLSLDEVFQLIIQDNDLFYTYDKNYLKVSALSTKSFKVDYISSIREGKAVINASVDATPVEATGTGTKNTTTQSQNSISSNESFDFWKTISAELTSVLNTGGENYIASSPIINANAGMITVTATKKQLDRVSDYIDLLKDRLHRQVLIDVSIISVALSSSNKTGVDWSQFSLSFGSNSIFNNSNQGALSTSNPNTLYNSSSTGTANASSNLNSLTVVNDALFSVSGVIDFLGSSGDTKVISSPKVLTMNNQQALITVGDNINYRIPEETSSTETSSSIATTYTNYSIFIGVLLNITPEISEDNEIILRINPSVSNFKYSDDDSQQTNPREIAPDTQEKKLSTVVKVKDGSTIILGGLIASTKGKEESSVPLLSSIPLLGEAFKHSADTIATNELVFVITPRIIGVKGSDKATLKDLGYSQRIYE, encoded by the coding sequence ATGTTAAAATATTTTCCAAATAACATTATTGCAATAGCAGCGATATTAGCGATCGCTCTTTCGCCCGTTCACGCTGCTGAAAAAAGTAAGCCATGTGAATATCGCACGTTTAATATCAAAACCAATAACAAAGCTACAAGTGCCGAGCTACTTGCTGAACTTGGAGAAGTGTGTGATTTTAGTATTGTTGTTAAAGATACCGAAGCAGAAAAAGCACTTGCAAAAAACTTAAACGGTGTCAATATTAAAAATCTCTCTTTAGATGAGGTTTTTCAATTGATTATTCAAGACAATGATCTTTTTTACACGTATGACAAAAATTATTTGAAAGTTTCAGCCCTCAGCACCAAGTCTTTTAAAGTAGATTATATCTCCTCCATTCGTGAGGGTAAAGCCGTTATTAACGCTTCTGTAGATGCCACCCCTGTTGAAGCAACAGGGACTGGAACCAAAAACACAACAACCCAAAGTCAAAACTCTATCTCATCCAATGAATCATTTGATTTTTGGAAGACGATTTCAGCAGAGCTTACTTCCGTCTTAAATACAGGCGGGGAAAATTATATAGCATCTTCGCCTATTATCAACGCAAATGCGGGCATGATCACTGTAACAGCAACTAAAAAGCAGTTGGATCGTGTTTCTGATTATATTGATCTTTTGAAAGATAGGCTTCATAGGCAAGTGTTGATTGACGTCTCTATCATCTCCGTTGCACTCAGTAGCAGCAATAAAACAGGTGTAGATTGGAGTCAATTTTCTTTAAGCTTTGGTAGTAACTCTATTTTCAATAATAGTAATCAAGGGGCTTTGTCAACAAGTAACCCAAATACTTTATACAACTCTTCAAGTACAGGTACGGCTAATGCATCAAGTAATCTCAATAGTTTAACCGTTGTTAATGATGCCCTTTTCTCAGTGTCAGGTGTAATTGATTTTCTAGGATCAAGTGGCGATACCAAAGTGATTTCAAGTCCAAAAGTCTTAACAATGAATAATCAACAAGCACTGATTACGGTTGGTGATAATATCAATTACCGAATCCCTGAAGAAACAAGCTCTACTGAAACGAGTTCAAGTATAGCGACAACCTACACCAACTACTCTATTTTTATTGGCGTGCTTCTTAACATCACCCCTGAAATTTCAGAAGACAATGAAATTATTTTACGTATCAATCCTTCTGTCAGTAATTTTAAATATTCCGATGATGATTCTCAGCAAACCAATCCTAGAGAGATTGCCCCAGATACCCAAGAGAAAAAACTCTCCACCGTTGTTAAAGTGAAAGATGGCAGTACCATCATCCTCGGAGGACTGATTGCCTCAACCAAAGGGAAAGAAGAGAGCAGCGTACCACTGCTAAGCAGCATTCCTCTCTTAGGGGAAGCCTTTAAACACTCTGCGGATACCATCGCAACTAATGAGCTTGTTTTTGTCATTACACCGCGCATCATAGGGGTAAAAGGAAGCGATAAAGCAACGCTTAAAGATCTTGGATACAGTCAAAGAATATATGAATAA
- the era gene encoding GTPase Era: MTEKTKTGYVAVIGRPNAGKSSLLNWLVGEKLAMVSHKANATRKRLNIIAMHENTQIIFIDTPGIHEQERLLNQFMLEEAMKAMGDCDLILFLAPASDALQHYVDFLSLNKNNIPHMVLLTKTDSVSQTALFDKITEYQAYQDKFVALIPVSVKKGISQSYLLEAISKYMPEHPYLYDPEILTTERSRDIYKELIREAIFENTSDEIPYFADVIIDKVDEKETIDNIYATIIVDKKSQKGIVIGKEGQTIKRIGSSARLLIESLSQKRVFLKLVVVVKQGWSQDKEMLKKIGYIVE, translated from the coding sequence ATGACTGAAAAAACAAAAACAGGGTACGTAGCCGTTATTGGCAGACCCAATGCGGGTAAAAGTTCCCTACTCAACTGGCTTGTAGGTGAAAAACTTGCAATGGTTTCACATAAAGCCAACGCGACACGAAAACGTTTAAATATCATCGCAATGCACGAAAATACACAAATTATTTTTATTGACACTCCTGGTATTCATGAACAAGAACGTTTGTTAAACCAATTTATGCTTGAAGAAGCAATGAAAGCTATGGGTGATTGTGATCTCATTCTCTTTTTAGCTCCAGCAAGCGATGCTCTTCAGCATTATGTAGATTTTTTATCCCTTAATAAAAACAATATTCCCCATATGGTTCTCCTTACAAAAACAGACAGTGTTTCCCAAACAGCACTTTTTGACAAGATTACAGAATATCAAGCCTATCAAGATAAATTTGTGGCACTCATCCCTGTTTCAGTAAAAAAAGGAATCTCACAATCCTATCTTTTAGAAGCGATCTCAAAATATATGCCAGAGCATCCTTATCTTTATGACCCTGAAATTCTTACAACAGAGCGCTCACGTGACATTTATAAAGAGCTGATTCGAGAAGCAATTTTCGAAAATACGAGTGATGAAATCCCCTATTTTGCGGATGTAATCATTGATAAAGTAGATGAAAAAGAGACAATCGATAATATTTATGCTACTATTATTGTTGATAAAAAAAGTCAGAAAGGTATTGTAATTGGTAAAGAAGGTCAAACGATCAAAAGAATCGGTTCTAGCGCTCGTTTGCTCATTGAATCCTTGTCACAAAAACGTGTCTTTCTGAAACTTGTTGTTGTGGTGAAGCAGGGTTGGAGTCAAGATAAAGAAATGTTGAAGAAAATTGGTTATATAGTAGAATAA
- a CDS encoding ATP-binding protein, with protein MNNQYSDLKTIFVDGEIFDYVNLDKSAITYDKLVQTLDKPLKLILFYGKPGTGKTFLLQKIYNDLKPKKRIIFFPRPFFEEKVFIKALYEHIFGRTSPEFSNYNEFLALLSKHITSTDQAITVLIDEAQLYPTDLIEKIRLMADSRLFKFLFTVHKTEKEDLLAKDYFQTRIWETIEIDNASQNEIKTYIEKKLLFHNRFEFLNLFRDKHYKLIAKLTGGNLRTINKLLYKLFEILEYYDEHKPSVVKSNALHVKYLEMAGISLGMIHA; from the coding sequence ATGAATAACCAATACAGCGATCTTAAAACTATCTTTGTGGATGGTGAAATCTTTGATTATGTGAATTTGGACAAATCGGCAATAACCTATGACAAATTGGTGCAAACCTTAGATAAGCCTTTAAAGCTGATCTTGTTTTATGGAAAACCAGGCACAGGTAAAACGTTTTTGCTCCAAAAAATTTACAATGACTTAAAGCCAAAAAAACGTATTATTTTTTTTCCACGTCCTTTTTTTGAAGAGAAAGTCTTCATTAAAGCACTTTATGAACATATTTTTGGAAGAACATCTCCTGAGTTTTCCAATTACAATGAATTTTTAGCATTGCTTAGTAAACATATTACGTCTACGGATCAAGCCATTACGGTGTTAATTGATGAGGCGCAGCTTTATCCAACCGATTTGATTGAGAAAATTCGTCTGATGGCAGATTCTCGTTTATTCAAATTTTTGTTTACGGTTCATAAAACAGAAAAAGAGGATTTACTTGCAAAAGATTACTTCCAAACGCGCATTTGGGAGACGATTGAGATAGACAATGCATCACAAAATGAGATTAAAACCTATATCGAAAAAAAACTCCTGTTTCATAATCGTTTTGAATTTTTGAATCTTTTTAGAGATAAACACTATAAATTAATTGCAAAACTTACTGGTGGAAATTTGAGAACGATCAACAAACTTCTCTATAAACTTTTTGAAATTTTAGAGTATTATGATGAGCATAAACCCTCTGTTGTTAAGAGTAATGCTTTACATGTAAAATACCTTGAAATGGCTGGCATTAGTCTAGGGATGATCCATGCTTAG